TTTACGATGATATTTATGCTGAAATTTCTCTTGAATTGGCAGACATGATTACCTTTGATTTATATGAAGAAATTTATCAAATGGTTGAAAATAATATTTCAGAAATTTTATCATCAGAAGAAATTTCTGTTTATGTAAGAGATTTTCAACAACTGATCTATAATGTAGTTGAGGTAACAAATACTTCGGTAGTTGGTGTAACAAGTTATGGAATAGATTCCTCTTCTGTAGGATCAGCTGTCGTTTATAAACACGATATACTAACAGATACTTATTATGTTGTTACAAACAATCATGTAGTAGATGAAGGCCAAGAATTTAGTGTTGTTTTCTCAGATGAAAGTTCAGTTGATGCAACCCTTTTAGGGGTAGACGCCGATGTTGATATAGCGATACTTTCTTTTAGTGGGGTGGGACTGGACAACGAAATTACCGTGTCACCTTTTGGCGATAGTGATTTAGTTGAACAAGGAAGTATAGTGATTACTGCTGGAAATCCTCAAGGGTATAATTTTTATGGTTCCGTAACAATGGGAATTGTTTCAGGTGTAAATCGAGATGTATATAACGACGGTGTAGTGTTATATATTCAACATGATGCTTCCATTAACAATGGAAATAGTGGAGGGCCTCTTTACAACATCAATGGCGAAGTTATTGGAATTAATGTTATTAAATTATCTGACTTAGAGATTGAAGGAATGGGCTTTTCCATACCAATT
This is a stretch of genomic DNA from Bacillota bacterium. It encodes these proteins:
- a CDS encoding trypsin-like peptidase domain-containing protein; protein product: MKKLILFSVFISMSLVLVACSSVSALETTTTPVTTIPDTTLYTGQETTLDGEIYVYEDYQDLVDQIYQDIYDDIYAEISLELADMITFDLYEEIYQMVENNISEILSSEEISVYVRDFQQLIYNVVEVTNTSVVGVTSYGIDSSSVGSAVVYKHDILTDTYYVVTNNHVVDEGQEFSVVFSDESSVDATLLGVDADVDIAILSFSGVGLDNEITVSPFGDSDLVEQGSIVITAGNPQGYNFYGSVTMGIVSGVNRDVYNDGVVLYIQHDASINNGNSGGPLYNINGEVIGINVIKLSDLEIEGMGFSIPINMVKTIISEIEAPYVG